The proteins below come from a single Acidovorax sp. NCPPB 4044 genomic window:
- a CDS encoding efflux RND transporter periplasmic adaptor subunit produces MNAPQTASAPSAAPASPQDAKARRRKTLVALAAAVVVAGAAWGVYDWLVLSHYEDTDNAYVQGNVIQITPQTGGTVMSILADDTDFVKAGAPLVKLDPADARVALAQAEAGLAQAVRQARTLYVNNGSLAAQVTLRQADVSKARTDIARAQDDLQRRQSLSGNGAVSQEELQHARNQLDAARSTLAAAEAGVAAAREQLTSNQSLTQGVPVQEHPNVLAAAAKVREAFLADRRTALPAPVDGYVAKRTVQLGQRVAAGAPLMTIVPLNQVWVDANFKENQLRNLRLGQPATLTADLYGKKVEYTGKVAGLGVGTGAAFALLPAQNATGNWIKVVQRVPVRIALDGEQLKANPLRVGLSMDVTVNTQDRGGALLADAPRGQAVAQTAVYADLDKGADEDVARIIAANAGARTGAEASAPLAAAPGRQAVHTARAAQAPAPAVH; encoded by the coding sequence ATGAACGCACCGCAGACCGCTTCCGCCCCCTCCGCCGCTCCGGCTTCTCCGCAGGATGCCAAGGCCCGCCGCCGCAAGACCCTCGTGGCCCTCGCCGCTGCGGTCGTGGTGGCGGGCGCCGCGTGGGGCGTGTACGACTGGCTCGTGCTGAGCCACTACGAAGACACCGACAACGCCTACGTGCAGGGCAATGTCATCCAGATCACGCCGCAGACGGGCGGCACGGTGATGTCCATCCTGGCCGACGACACCGATTTCGTGAAGGCCGGCGCACCGCTGGTCAAGCTGGACCCGGCCGACGCCCGCGTGGCGCTCGCGCAGGCCGAGGCCGGGCTCGCCCAGGCCGTGCGCCAGGCACGCACGCTGTACGTGAACAACGGCTCGCTGGCCGCCCAGGTCACGCTGCGCCAGGCCGACGTCTCCAAGGCCCGCACCGACATCGCCCGCGCGCAGGACGACCTGCAGCGCCGCCAGTCGCTCTCGGGCAACGGCGCGGTGTCCCAGGAAGAACTGCAGCACGCACGCAACCAGCTCGATGCCGCGCGCTCCACGCTGGCGGCGGCCGAGGCCGGCGTGGCGGCCGCGCGCGAACAGCTCACCAGCAACCAGTCGCTGACGCAGGGCGTGCCGGTGCAAGAGCACCCCAACGTGCTCGCCGCCGCCGCCAAGGTGCGGGAGGCCTTCCTGGCCGACCGCCGCACGGCCCTGCCCGCGCCGGTGGACGGCTACGTGGCCAAGCGCACCGTGCAGCTCGGCCAGCGCGTCGCGGCCGGCGCACCGCTCATGACCATCGTGCCGCTGAACCAGGTCTGGGTGGACGCCAACTTCAAGGAGAACCAACTGCGCAACCTGCGCCTGGGCCAGCCGGCCACGCTGACGGCCGACCTCTACGGCAAGAAGGTGGAATACACCGGCAAGGTGGCGGGCCTGGGCGTGGGCACGGGCGCGGCCTTCGCGCTGCTGCCCGCGCAGAACGCCACCGGCAACTGGATCAAGGTGGTGCAGCGCGTGCCCGTGCGCATCGCGCTCGACGGCGAGCAGCTCAAGGCCAACCCGCTGCGCGTGGGCCTCTCGATGGACGTGACGGTGAACACGCAGGACCGCGGCGGCGCGCTGCTGGCCGATGCGCCGCGCGGGCAGGCGGTGGCGCAGACGGCGGTGTACGCCGACCTCGACAAGGGCGCGGACGAAGACGTGGCCCGCATCATCGCCGCCAACGCCGGCGCCCGCACGGGCGCCGAGGCGTCCGCGCCGCTGGCCGCTGCGCCAGGCCGGCAGGCGGTGCACACGGCCCGTGCCGCGCAGGCCCCGGCCCCCGCGGTGCATTGA
- a CDS encoding DHA2 family efflux MFS transporter permease subunit yields the protein MSSPTHTPPLAPPPLEGSARMWGTLALSAATFMNVLDTSIANVSLPAIAGDLGVSPTQGTWVITSFAVANAIAVPLTGWLSQRFGQVRLFVASVTLFVIASLLCGIAPNMATLIAFRALQGFVAGPMIPLSQSLLLSSYPKALAGLAMAMWSMTTLIAPVMGPLLGGWITDNLSWPWIFYINVPVGIAAVVVTWGIFRKRESERRALPIDSIGLALLVIWVAAMQVMLDIGKEHDWFASPWVVACGVVAAVGFAAFMVWERGEEHPVVDLTLFRIRNFWAGALATSVGYGLFFGNVVLLPLWLQQYMGYTATQAGEVLAPVGLLALVLSPVVGKNIAKVDPRRFATFAFLVFALVLWMRSRFNTQADLMTIMVPTVIQGIAMAFFFIPLVTITLSEIAPARIPSASGLSNFMRITAGAIGTSISTTLWERRATLHHAQLTEGLQQGGQVVTQTLQGLQASGLTAEQALAQLERLVNQQAFMLAANDIFYASAVLFLLLIPLVWLAHPVRASAGSADAAAGAH from the coding sequence ATGTCTTCCCCCACCCACACACCGCCCCTGGCACCGCCGCCGCTCGAAGGCAGCGCGCGCATGTGGGGCACGCTGGCCCTGTCCGCGGCCACCTTCATGAACGTGCTGGACACGTCGATCGCCAACGTGTCGCTGCCCGCCATCGCGGGCGACCTGGGCGTGAGCCCCACGCAGGGCACCTGGGTCATCACGAGCTTCGCCGTGGCCAACGCCATCGCGGTGCCCCTCACGGGCTGGCTGTCGCAGCGCTTCGGGCAGGTGCGCCTGTTCGTGGCGAGCGTGACCCTGTTCGTCATCGCCTCGCTGCTGTGCGGCATCGCGCCCAACATGGCGACGCTCATCGCCTTCCGTGCGCTGCAGGGCTTCGTGGCGGGGCCGATGATCCCGCTGTCGCAGTCGCTGCTGCTCTCCAGCTACCCCAAGGCACTGGCCGGGCTGGCGATGGCCATGTGGTCGATGACGACGCTGATCGCGCCGGTGATGGGTCCGCTGCTGGGCGGCTGGATCACCGACAACCTGAGCTGGCCGTGGATCTTCTACATCAACGTGCCCGTGGGCATCGCCGCGGTGGTGGTCACGTGGGGCATCTTCCGCAAGCGCGAATCCGAGCGCCGCGCGCTGCCCATCGATTCCATCGGCCTGGCGCTGCTGGTGATCTGGGTGGCGGCCATGCAGGTGATGCTGGACATCGGCAAGGAGCACGACTGGTTCGCCTCCCCCTGGGTGGTGGCCTGCGGCGTGGTGGCCGCGGTGGGCTTCGCGGCCTTCATGGTCTGGGAGCGCGGCGAGGAGCACCCGGTGGTGGACCTGACGCTGTTCCGGATCCGCAACTTCTGGGCCGGCGCGCTGGCCACCTCGGTGGGCTACGGCCTCTTCTTCGGCAACGTGGTGCTGCTGCCGCTCTGGCTGCAGCAGTACATGGGCTACACCGCCACGCAGGCCGGGGAAGTGCTGGCGCCCGTGGGGCTGCTGGCGCTGGTGCTCTCGCCCGTGGTGGGCAAGAACATCGCCAAGGTGGACCCGCGCCGCTTCGCGACCTTCGCCTTCCTGGTGTTCGCGCTGGTGCTCTGGATGCGCTCGCGCTTCAACACCCAGGCCGACCTGATGACCATCATGGTGCCCACCGTCATCCAGGGCATCGCCATGGCGTTCTTCTTCATCCCGCTGGTGACGATCACGCTGTCGGAGATCGCTCCCGCGCGCATCCCGTCGGCCTCGGGGCTGTCGAACTTCATGCGCATCACGGCCGGGGCCATCGGCACGTCGATCTCGACCACGCTCTGGGAACGCCGCGCCACGCTGCACCATGCGCAGCTCACCGAAGGGCTGCAGCAGGGCGGGCAGGTGGTCACTCAGACGCTGCAGGGCCTGCAGGCGTCCGGGCTCACGGCGGAGCAGGCGCTCGCGCAACTGGAGCGGCTGGTGAACCAGCAGGCGTTCATGCTCGCGGCCAACGACATCTTCTATGCCTCGGCCGTGCTGTTCCTGCTGCTGATCCCGCTGGTGTGGCTGGCCCACCCGGTGCGTGCCAGCGCAGGCAGCGCCGACGCGGCGGCCGGAGCGCATTGA
- a CDS encoding dienelactone hydrolase family protein, translating into MGSFVDLASADGFKVPAWVARPEGAPRGAVVVLQEIFGVNSHIRSVADRYAAAGYLAVAPATFARVKPGVELGYTDDDMKEGFVLKQQVEALPGAGVLPDIQAAIDHAAQQGGGKVGIVGYCWGGLLSWRAACELTGLSAAAVYYGGGITGPDEVARTPRCPVIAHFGKRDHYIPLDGVDAFRKAHPEVEVHVYEADHGFNCDQRGSYDQPSADTARERTLAFFAKHLG; encoded by the coding sequence ATGGGCAGTTTCGTGGATCTGGCCTCGGCCGACGGTTTCAAGGTACCGGCCTGGGTGGCGCGGCCCGAAGGCGCGCCGCGCGGCGCCGTGGTGGTGCTGCAGGAGATCTTCGGCGTCAATTCGCACATCCGCTCCGTGGCCGACCGCTATGCGGCCGCGGGCTACCTGGCCGTGGCGCCCGCGACGTTCGCGCGCGTGAAGCCGGGCGTGGAGCTGGGCTACACCGACGACGACATGAAGGAAGGCTTCGTCCTCAAGCAGCAGGTGGAGGCATTGCCCGGCGCGGGCGTGCTGCCCGACATCCAGGCCGCCATCGACCATGCGGCGCAGCAGGGCGGCGGCAAGGTCGGCATCGTGGGCTACTGCTGGGGCGGGCTGCTGTCCTGGCGCGCGGCCTGCGAGCTGACCGGCCTCTCGGCCGCGGCCGTGTACTACGGCGGCGGCATCACCGGCCCCGACGAAGTCGCCCGCACGCCGCGCTGCCCGGTGATCGCGCACTTCGGCAAGCGCGACCACTACATCCCGCTGGACGGCGTGGACGCCTTCCGCAAGGCACACCCCGAAGTCGAGGTGCACGTGTACGAGGCCGACCACGGCTTCAACTGCGACCAGCGTGGCTCCTACGACCAGCCCTCGGCCGACACGGCACGCGAGCGCACGCTGGCGTTCTTCGCGAAGCACCTGGGCTGA
- a CDS encoding SDR family oxidoreductase: MDKKVVLVTGGSRGIGAATARLAAQRGWAVAVNYAKDAAAAEGVADGIRAAGGEAFAVQADVADEAQVVAMFEAVDVRLGRLSALVNNAGVVDVPARVSEMTGRRLRRMFDINVLGSFYCAREAVRRMSTQRGGPGGSIVNVSSAAARLGAAHQYVDYAAAKGAIDVLTVGLAREVAAEGIRVNAVRPGLIDTGIHASGGLPDRVRDLAHQVPMGRGGTADEVAESIVWLMSDAASYTTMSLMEVSGGR; this comes from the coding sequence ATGGACAAAAAAGTGGTTTTGGTGACGGGAGGCAGCCGGGGCATCGGCGCCGCGACGGCCCGGCTCGCGGCACAGCGCGGCTGGGCGGTGGCCGTGAACTACGCGAAGGACGCGGCCGCCGCCGAAGGCGTGGCGGACGGCATCCGCGCGGCCGGCGGCGAGGCCTTCGCGGTGCAGGCCGACGTGGCCGACGAAGCCCAGGTGGTCGCGATGTTCGAGGCCGTGGACGTGCGCCTGGGCCGGCTGTCGGCGCTGGTCAACAACGCCGGCGTGGTGGACGTGCCGGCGCGCGTGTCGGAGATGACCGGCCGGCGCCTGCGGCGCATGTTCGACATCAACGTGCTGGGCAGCTTCTACTGCGCCCGCGAGGCCGTGCGGCGCATGAGCACGCAGCGCGGCGGGCCCGGCGGCAGCATCGTGAACGTCTCCAGCGCCGCAGCGCGCCTGGGCGCCGCGCACCAGTACGTGGACTACGCCGCCGCCAAGGGCGCCATCGACGTGCTCACCGTGGGCCTGGCGCGCGAGGTGGCCGCCGAGGGCATCCGCGTGAACGCGGTGCGCCCGGGCCTCATCGACACCGGCATCCACGCCAGCGGCGGCCTGCCCGACCGCGTGCGCGACCTCGCCCACCAGGTGCCCATGGGCCGCGGCGGCACCGCGGACGAGGTGGCCGAATCCATCGTCTGGCTGATGTCGGACGCCGCGAGCTACACCACCATGAGCCTGATGGAAGTGTCCGGCGGCCGCTGA
- a CDS encoding MarC family protein, producing the protein MDLKPLITLLAIVNPLAIVPFFIHYTDGFSPRQRRRTIQVAAFSAFCVIAACALLGLQILEFFNISLQSFQVGGGMLLLISAMNMLNAQPAEAKPHTHELEEGVEKAAQGDSIAVVPLTIPLLTGPASMSTVVIYADRAQTFWQHLALVGYGVVIALATAVCFALADPIARVLGKTGINVMTRLMGLILAALAVEVMAEGLGKLFPVLVAR; encoded by the coding sequence ATGGACCTCAAACCCCTCATCACCCTGCTGGCCATCGTGAACCCGCTGGCCATCGTCCCGTTCTTCATCCACTACACCGACGGCTTCTCGCCCCGCCAGCGCCGCCGCACCATCCAGGTGGCCGCGTTCAGCGCGTTCTGCGTGATCGCTGCCTGCGCGCTGCTGGGCCTGCAGATCCTGGAGTTCTTCAACATCTCGCTGCAGAGCTTCCAGGTGGGCGGCGGCATGCTGCTGCTCATCAGCGCGATGAACATGCTGAACGCCCAGCCCGCCGAGGCCAAGCCGCACACGCACGAGCTGGAGGAAGGCGTCGAGAAGGCCGCGCAGGGCGACAGCATCGCCGTGGTGCCGCTCACCATCCCGCTGCTCACGGGGCCGGCCAGCATGTCCACCGTGGTGATCTACGCGGACCGCGCGCAGACCTTCTGGCAGCACCTGGCGCTCGTGGGCTACGGCGTGGTCATCGCCCTGGCCACGGCGGTGTGCTTCGCGCTCGCCGACCCCATCGCGCGGGTGCTGGGCAAGACCGGCATCAACGTGATGACGCGGCTCATGGGGCTGATCCTCGCCGCGCTCGCGGTGGAGGTGATGGCCGAGGGGCTGGGCAAGCTCTTTCCCGTGCTGGTCGCCCGCTGA
- a CDS encoding response regulator produces MAARLLLVEDDPAIARTVAYTLEREGLAVTHSLLLSDARSLLRAQRFDLLVLDVGLPDGNGLDLLRELRQDRQAVPVLMLSAQGEEIDRVLGLELGADDYLPKPFSPRELAARAKALLRRAAAAPPSAAQAPGGPFHDDRAGQRMHLHGRPLALTRREYRLLSALLAGTGRIHARDALLAAAWGDDSESTDRTVDTHIKTLRAKLREADPAREYILTHRGMGYSLEP; encoded by the coding sequence ATGGCGGCCCGCCTGCTGCTCGTCGAGGACGACCCGGCCATCGCGCGCACCGTGGCCTACACGCTGGAGCGCGAAGGGCTCGCGGTGACCCACAGCCTGCTGCTGAGCGACGCCCGCAGCCTGCTGCGCGCCCAGCGCTTCGACCTGCTGGTGCTGGACGTGGGCCTGCCCGACGGCAACGGCCTGGATCTGCTGCGCGAACTGCGCCAGGACCGGCAGGCCGTGCCCGTGCTCATGCTCAGCGCCCAGGGCGAGGAGATCGACCGCGTGCTGGGCCTCGAACTGGGCGCGGACGACTACCTGCCCAAGCCCTTCAGCCCGCGCGAGCTGGCCGCGCGCGCCAAGGCCCTGCTGCGGCGCGCCGCCGCCGCGCCGCCCTCCGCGGCGCAGGCGCCGGGCGGCCCCTTCCACGACGACCGCGCCGGCCAGCGCATGCACCTGCACGGCCGGCCGCTCGCGCTCACGCGGCGCGAGTACCGGCTGCTCTCCGCCCTGCTCGCCGGCACGGGCCGCATCCACGCGCGCGATGCGCTGCTGGCCGCCGCCTGGGGCGACGACAGCGAGAGCACCGACCGCACCGTGGACACCCACATCAAGACCCTGCGCGCCAAGCTGCGCGAGGCCGACCCGGCGCGCGAGTACATCCTCACGCACCGGGGCATGGGCTACTCGCTGGAACCATGA
- the creC gene encoding two-component system sensor histidine kinase CreC, with protein sequence MRLGLRLLFAFFLINGIAAFFVLRVFTAEIKPSVREVMEDMMVDTANLLAELASDDLASGRLSAAPGAAESDFARHVRRYASRPVDASIWGLSKQTLDFRIYVTDERGRVLFDTERRAVGEDYSQWRDVARTLRGEYGARATRDVQTDDTSGVMYVAAPIWIDGGTGGRRIGGVLTVAKPTRTVQRFIDRAERKVLQGGLLLLALSAAVGVVVTVWTVWHVRRLRDYALSVQAPGDGAGLAPPAVPRVPGELGDLARAMDRMRERLEGHDYIEGYVRALTHELKSPVAAIRGAGELLQDDLPADDRRQFAAQVVDQSERLQRLVDRLLELSKLEQRQHAEAGAAPVSLRACAEAALRQCAARARQRGVRLELAGEGASGPWEDELVTLALGNLIDNAIDFSPEGGTVRVALDGASVSVRDEGPGVPEYALPRLGERFFTTARPDGSRSGSGLGLAIVKRVMALHGGCFDPVAGPGGFHARLVFPVP encoded by the coding sequence ATGCGCCTCGGGCTGCGGCTGCTCTTCGCTTTCTTCCTCATCAACGGCATCGCGGCGTTCTTCGTGCTGCGCGTCTTCACGGCCGAGATCAAGCCCAGCGTGCGCGAGGTGATGGAGGACATGATGGTGGACACCGCCAATCTCCTCGCGGAGCTGGCAAGCGACGACCTGGCGAGCGGGCGCCTGTCCGCCGCGCCCGGCGCCGCCGAGAGCGACTTCGCACGGCACGTGCGCCGCTATGCGAGCCGCCCGGTGGACGCGTCGATCTGGGGCCTGTCGAAGCAGACGCTGGACTTCCGCATCTACGTGACCGACGAGCGCGGGCGCGTGCTCTTCGACACCGAGCGCCGCGCCGTGGGAGAGGACTACTCGCAGTGGCGCGACGTGGCGCGCACGCTGCGCGGCGAATACGGCGCCCGCGCCACGCGCGACGTGCAGACCGACGACACCAGCGGCGTGATGTACGTGGCCGCCCCCATCTGGATCGATGGCGGCACCGGCGGGCGCCGCATCGGCGGCGTGCTCACCGTGGCCAAGCCCACGCGCACGGTGCAGCGCTTCATCGACCGCGCAGAGCGCAAGGTGCTCCAGGGCGGCCTGCTGCTGCTCGCGCTCTCGGCCGCCGTGGGTGTGGTCGTCACCGTCTGGACCGTGTGGCACGTGCGCCGCCTGCGCGACTACGCGCTCAGCGTGCAGGCCCCGGGCGATGGCGCCGGCCTGGCGCCGCCTGCCGTGCCGCGCGTGCCCGGCGAACTGGGCGACCTTGCACGCGCCATGGACCGCATGCGCGAGCGCCTCGAAGGCCACGACTACATCGAAGGCTACGTGCGCGCGCTCACGCACGAACTCAAGAGCCCCGTGGCCGCCATCCGCGGCGCGGGCGAACTGCTGCAGGACGATCTGCCGGCAGACGACCGCCGCCAGTTCGCGGCCCAGGTCGTGGACCAGAGCGAGCGGCTGCAGCGCCTCGTCGACCGGCTGCTGGAGCTGAGCAAGCTGGAGCAGCGCCAGCACGCCGAGGCGGGCGCCGCGCCCGTCTCCCTGCGCGCCTGCGCCGAAGCCGCCCTGCGGCAATGCGCGGCCCGTGCACGCCAGCGCGGCGTGCGGCTCGAACTGGCGGGCGAAGGCGCCAGCGGCCCCTGGGAGGACGAACTCGTCACGCTCGCCCTCGGCAACCTGATCGACAACGCCATCGACTTCTCGCCCGAGGGGGGCACGGTGCGCGTCGCGCTCGACGGCGCGAGCGTGTCGGTGCGCGACGAAGGCCCGGGCGTGCCGGAATACGCGCTGCCCCGGCTGGGCGAACGCTTCTTCACCACCGCGCGGCCCGACGGCTCGCGCAGCGGCTCGGGCCTGGGGCTGGCGATCGTGAAGCGGGTGATGGCGCTGCATGGGGGGTGCTTCGATCCGGTGGCCGGCCCCGGAGGGTTCCATGCCCGGCTGGTCTTTCCTGTGCCCTAG
- the creD gene encoding cell envelope integrity protein CreD, producing MKHPFLTKAAALVAVILLLLFGLGRIEDIVRDRQFYRSEAARSVAQSLAGPQTLLGPMLHSACVETWEVVTGKGAERRTGEERREFMLTAMPDQLQVRSGAAMQERARGLHKVNAYTLKTHLTARWPTLAGLQPRSTVKGSRMQCGAPILMLAVGDARGIRTARVEVDGQALALKPGTFHPTYTRGLHTPLPEALRARGDGLSASIELELVGTERLAIVPLGGTTDVQLQSSWPHPSFAGRFLPSDRTLNADGFTARWTLSSLATTAQQDVAAGLRLCDGAADAPYAESADTAARGCADSFSVAFVDPVNPYSLSDRATKYGVLFIALTFVAVGMFELMQRLRVHPMQYLLVGSALCSFFLLLVSLSEHLAFGAAYALAASACVLLLGYYASHMLRSARRGLPFGAGIALLYALLYLLLQLEQTALVVGAIALFAVLAAVMVATRRLDWYALSSRRGGGATSAAQPGAGA from the coding sequence TTGAAACACCCCTTTCTCACCAAAGCCGCCGCGCTCGTTGCGGTCATCCTGCTGCTGCTCTTCGGCCTGGGCCGGATCGAGGACATCGTGCGCGACCGGCAGTTCTACCGGAGCGAGGCCGCGCGCAGCGTGGCCCAGAGCCTGGCCGGCCCGCAGACGCTGCTGGGGCCGATGCTGCACAGCGCCTGCGTGGAAACCTGGGAGGTCGTGACCGGCAAGGGGGCCGAGCGCCGCACGGGCGAAGAGCGTCGCGAGTTCATGCTCACCGCGATGCCCGACCAGCTCCAGGTGCGCTCGGGCGCCGCGATGCAGGAGCGGGCGCGCGGCCTGCACAAGGTCAACGCCTATACCCTGAAGACCCACCTCACCGCGCGCTGGCCCACGCTGGCGGGCCTACAGCCCCGCTCCACCGTGAAAGGCTCGCGCATGCAGTGCGGCGCGCCGATCCTCATGCTGGCCGTGGGCGATGCGCGCGGCATCCGCACGGCGCGCGTGGAGGTGGACGGCCAGGCGCTGGCGCTCAAGCCCGGCACCTTCCACCCCACCTACACGCGCGGCCTGCACACGCCGCTGCCCGAGGCGCTGCGGGCGCGCGGCGACGGCCTGAGCGCATCCATCGAACTGGAGCTGGTGGGCACCGAGCGGCTGGCCATCGTGCCGCTGGGCGGCACCACCGATGTGCAGTTGCAGAGCAGCTGGCCGCACCCCTCGTTCGCCGGGCGCTTTTTGCCCTCCGACCGCACGCTGAACGCCGACGGATTCACGGCGCGCTGGACTCTCTCGTCCCTGGCGACCACCGCGCAGCAGGACGTGGCCGCGGGCCTCAGGCTCTGCGACGGCGCGGCGGACGCGCCCTACGCGGAGTCCGCCGACACCGCGGCGCGTGGCTGCGCGGACAGCTTCAGCGTGGCCTTCGTGGACCCCGTCAATCCGTATTCGCTGTCCGACCGTGCCACCAAGTACGGCGTGCTGTTCATCGCGCTCACCTTCGTGGCGGTGGGCATGTTCGAGCTGATGCAGCGGCTGCGCGTGCATCCGATGCAATACCTGCTTGTGGGCAGCGCGCTGTGCAGCTTCTTCCTGCTGCTGGTGAGCCTGTCGGAGCACCTCGCGTTCGGCGCCGCCTACGCCCTGGCCGCGAGCGCCTGCGTGCTGCTGCTGGGCTACTACGCCAGCCACATGCTGCGCAGCGCGCGCCGGGGCCTGCCCTTCGGCGCCGGCATCGCGCTGCTGTATGCACTGCTCTACCTGCTGCTGCAGCTCGAACAGACGGCCCTCGTGGTGGGTGCCATCGCGCTCTTCGCGGTGCTGGCAGCGGTGATGGTGGCCACGCGCCGGCTGGACTGGTACGCGCTGTCCTCGCGCCGGGGCGGGGGCGCTACCTCGGCAGCGCAGCCGGGGGCCGGTGCATGA
- a CDS encoding hemerythrin domain-containing protein: MATLEWSQGLSLDLPLMDETHEEFVALLAAVEGAGDDALLPAWRALVAHTAEHFAREDGWMAATRFASGNCHSLQHKVVLQVMGEGTARAEAGEPAVLRHMAAELAVWFPQHTQTMDAALALHLRRVGYDPASGTVHAPGALPAEPIQGCGGACSSDLAAEGTALHSEPAVV, from the coding sequence ATGGCCACACTGGAATGGTCGCAGGGACTGTCCCTGGACCTGCCCCTCATGGATGAAACGCACGAGGAATTCGTGGCGCTGCTCGCCGCGGTGGAAGGCGCAGGCGATGACGCGCTGCTGCCCGCATGGCGTGCGCTGGTGGCCCACACGGCAGAGCATTTCGCCCGCGAGGACGGCTGGATGGCGGCGACGCGCTTCGCCTCGGGCAATTGCCACAGCCTGCAGCACAAGGTGGTGCTGCAGGTGATGGGCGAAGGCACGGCCCGCGCCGAAGCCGGCGAGCCGGCCGTGCTGCGCCACATGGCCGCCGAGCTGGCGGTGTGGTTCCCGCAGCACACGCAGACCATGGACGCCGCCCTCGCCCTGCACCTGCGCCGCGTGGGCTACGACCCCGCCAGCGGCACCGTGCACGCACCCGGAGCGCTGCCGGCCGAGCCCATCCAGGGGTGCGGCGGTGCCTGCTCCAGCGACCTCGCCGCGGAAGGCACGGCGCTGCATTCCGAGCCCGCCGTGGTCTGA
- a CDS encoding CsbD family protein — MNEDTIKGNWKQFTGKMKEQWGKLTDDDLDVVAGKRDQFLGKLQERQGLARDAAEKELKSWQDRHPDFRFDDK, encoded by the coding sequence ATGAACGAAGACACCATCAAGGGCAACTGGAAGCAATTCACCGGCAAGATGAAAGAGCAATGGGGCAAGCTGACCGACGACGATCTGGATGTCGTGGCCGGCAAGCGTGACCAGTTCCTGGGCAAGCTGCAGGAGCGCCAGGGCCTGGCGCGCGATGCAGCCGAAAAGGAATTGAAGTCGTGGCAGGACCGCCACCCCGACTTCCGCTTCGACGACAAGTGA
- a CDS encoding phosphoadenosine phosphosulfate reductase domain-containing protein → MSSRIDLAQINAELGRNAQGLVDWAIGLGQPAIVTTNFRPFEAVILHLCTRAQPGIPVVWMDNGYNTEATYRFADEVARQLQLNLRIYLPLRSRAHREAVDGPTPALDDPRHADFTQEVKLEPFARALRETAPKVWFTALRATDTAVRAQMEPVSINPDGLIKVAPLLHWTSKELYEYCQAHGLPNNFDYVDPTKGEDNRECGLHLSH, encoded by the coding sequence ATGAGCAGCCGCATCGACCTCGCCCAGATCAACGCCGAACTCGGCCGCAACGCGCAGGGCCTCGTGGACTGGGCCATCGGCCTGGGCCAGCCCGCCATCGTCACCACCAACTTCCGCCCGTTCGAGGCCGTGATCCTGCACCTGTGCACGCGCGCGCAGCCCGGCATTCCCGTGGTGTGGATGGACAACGGCTACAACACCGAGGCCACCTACCGCTTCGCCGACGAGGTGGCGCGCCAGCTGCAGCTGAACCTGCGCATCTACCTGCCGCTGCGTTCGCGGGCGCACCGCGAGGCCGTCGACGGCCCCACGCCCGCGCTGGACGATCCGCGCCATGCCGACTTCACGCAAGAGGTGAAGCTCGAACCCTTCGCCCGCGCGCTGCGCGAGACCGCGCCCAAGGTGTGGTTCACCGCGCTGCGCGCCACCGACACGGCCGTGCGCGCGCAGATGGAGCCCGTCAGCATCAACCCCGACGGGCTCATCAAGGTCGCGCCGCTGCTGCACTGGACCTCCAAGGAACTCTACGAGTACTGCCAGGCACATGGGCTGCCCAACAATTTCGACTACGTGGATCCCACCAAGGGCGAGGACAACCGCGAGTGCGGGCTGCACCTCTCGCATTGA
- a CDS encoding RNA polymerase sigma factor, which translates to MNATTADPRDAARPEPLLAALVQHYDELVGSLRHRFGEDCFPREIVNEVCVRLLERPVPQEVANPLAFLRAVARDLAIDRHRARARRPETPLEPEALEDRAAPARAARLSPPELACAAQQRQRALLAAIGALPEACREVFILTKLYGMPQDEAAQRLGISRGMVARHLARALRSVQPVLHDLPAPHGGLPGHAGGG; encoded by the coding sequence ATGAACGCCACCACCGCCGATCCCCGCGACGCCGCCCGCCCCGAGCCCCTGCTGGCGGCGCTCGTGCAGCATTACGACGAGCTGGTGGGCTCATTGCGGCACCGCTTCGGGGAGGACTGCTTCCCGCGCGAGATCGTCAACGAGGTCTGCGTGCGGCTGCTGGAGCGGCCCGTGCCGCAGGAGGTGGCGAATCCGCTGGCCTTCCTGCGGGCGGTGGCGCGCGACCTGGCGATCGACCGCCACCGCGCCCGGGCGCGCCGCCCGGAAACCCCGCTGGAGCCCGAGGCGCTGGAGGACCGCGCCGCGCCCGCCAGGGCCGCGCGCCTGTCGCCGCCGGAGCTGGCCTGTGCGGCGCAGCAGCGCCAGCGCGCCCTGCTGGCGGCCATCGGCGCCCTGCCCGAGGCCTGCCGCGAGGTGTTCATCCTGACCAAGCTCTACGGCATGCCGCAGGACGAGGCCGCGCAGCGGCTGGGCATCTCGCGCGGCATGGTGGCCCGCCACCTGGCGCGCGCGCTGCGCAGCGTGCAGCCGGTGCTGCACGACCTGCCCGCGCCCCACGGCGGCCTTCCGGGGCACGCCGGTGGCGGCTGA